Genomic DNA from Longimicrobium terrae:
GCCGCAGGCCGCCGTCCCGTTGCGTCACTTTCTGGAGCGGTTGCAGACTGAGCACACGCGCCGAGCGCCAGAACGACTGCGGCGGCTGCCGCTGTCCAACGCGCCATCGTTGTATCTCCTGTCCTTTCCCGTGATTTGATGCTGACCGGGCGCAAAGTACACGAAGCGCGCCTATTGCGCCACGTAGATAAGCCATGCGCCAGGTGATCCTTTGTGCGACGAGCATTGCTACTCCAATCGCTCCTATCGGTCTGAATTACGGATGGCGGTGTTCTGGTGCGGAATTGTGCGATACGCGGCACGACGATCAGTACGGCTCTCCAGAACAAGCTTCGCACGACGTTCACGGACACGGCTGCTGCCCGGGTCTGCGGAGAGATGCTGGCGAATTTCAATAGAGCGATGACGGCCGGTGCTGTCTTTCGTGGACGGACTGACAGCAGCATGGGGACCGATAGTACGGAAAGTCACGACGGGGCCTACTACCGGGGGCACATCCACTTCGATCCGTCCGCGCTTGCCGCGGCAGCGAACGGAGATCCAGCGGCAATGCGCGAGATCGCGATTACCGCCTTGCATGAAGGTGCACACTACGGTGGATCATTCCACTACATCGATCCTACGTGGGATTCGCAAGGGCGTGACCGCTACAGCGAAGCGCCCTTCGACCGCCTGAACCCCGGACCCAACTCATGCGTGCCAAGATGACTTTCGCCCACCGGTGGGCGATGCTCGCCGCCGTGCTCCTGGCGGCGCCACTCCACGCACAGCACACAGGTAACTGGCGGGCCAGCGCCGTCCATGCCGTGATGGATTACCGCGCGAGCGTCTTGGCCGACACCACCGCCAAGTTCGAGCGGTGCAGCGTTGATGAACAGGTCGGCGCCGAAGCACTGGCAACCGGCGGCAGCGCGAGCCTCGTTCGAATGATGGTGGGACCGTGCTGGTCGCCGGGGACGCGTCACTTCGTGCGGATCAGTTCGATTTCAGGGGACCAGAACAGCGCTACGGTCCGGGTGAGGGTTTACCGTGGGGAATGGGAGCACGACGAAACGTACTCGTTGCTTCCTCTCCGCAGGCCGGAACTGATGTGGGTCGATTCCGTGTCGTTGTCATCAGGGGCACAGTTCTACCGCGCGCGTCCGATTTCGGGAGTTGAAGCGCCCGCGCAGTAGATCGGCGAAGGAATCAACTGACTCGCCCCGCCCGGCTGAACGATAGCCGAGCGGGGCGACAGGCATAGGGTCATGATCGGAAGCAGGTGAAGCGTCACGGCGCGTCATGACGTCGCCGCAGCGAATCCACAGGATGACCCGGGACTACGTTGGAGGCCGAGGTGCGACCCTCATCCCGATGCGGTTCCTCCGTGCCCTCCGTGTCTCCTCCGTGACCTCCGTGTGAAACGGCAGTTCCTCCACCGCCACTCCGCACCACGCACCGATCCGGGAGACGCACCCGGCGGCCCGCGCATCATCATCAACCGATGTCGTTCATGTATCCATGCCCATGCAGAGCGGCGGGTCGATTGACACCCATCCCCTGCATCGGTAACCTTGCAGACTCCCTTTGACGTACCCTCCACGAAATCCGGACAGGGCCATGTTCTTCCCCGTTCGGCTGCATGACGCGGTCGATACCGAAACCGTGCTGCGGCGCCTGCTTCCGGTGCTGGCCGGCGCGCGCGAGCGGCGTGTGGCGTATGCCGCGTTCAACGCCGGCCGCGGGCTGCTGGACCAGCGCTGGACCGTGCTGGACAGCGGCGAAGTCGAAGTCGCGCCGCTGGAACTGGAGCCCTCGCGCCTGCACTCGCTGCTGATGGACGACGTGGGCGGCGACCGCCCGCTGCGTCCGGCGGAAAGCGTGGCCGTGTGGGTGCTGCGCGACCTGCTTCCCGGCATTGACCCCGACAAGTCGTGGGTTCGCGTGCGCGCCATCGCGCACGACGGCGCGCTGCTGGGCGCACTGATCGTGGCCGAGCCGCGCCGCTTCTCGTTCAGCCGCAAGACGGAGGGCCCGGTGCCCGCCGCCGGCGACGTGCTGGAGATGGCGCTGGCCCGCGCGCTGGCCCTGCGCGCCGCCGGCCCCGCGCTGGGCGGCGAAAAGCCGGTCAGCCTGGCGGAATCGGTGCTGGAGCGGCTGCGCGAAAGCGAGCGCGCCGTGGCCGAGGCGCGCGCGGAGATGGAGCGCAGCCGCGGCCGCATCGAGGCGCTGGAGCGGGCCGCGTCCGGCGCCACGGAGCTGCTGATGGACGCGCACGTGGACCTGGACCGCCGCGCCGCCAAGCACCAGCGCCAGACGCGCGTCATGTTCCTGCTGCGCAAGCTGATGGAGCGCAACGCGGCGGGAATGGAGCCGCGCGAACTGGCGGTGGAGATCGTGCGGACGGTGGCCGAGGCGTTCGGCGGCGGGCGCTGCTCGCTGATGCTGGTGGATGAGACGGGCGACAACCGCGAGCTGCGGCTGGGCGCCGCCATCGGCCTGCCGCCGGAGCTGGTGGCGGACGGCGTGCGCATTCCCATGGGGAGCGGGGTGTCCGGCCGCGTGGCGCGCACCCGCCTTCCCCTGGTGGTCCGCGACCCGCACGACAGCGGCGACGCGGCGCTCATGGGCGACGACTGGTACACGAGCGACGCCTTCGTGTCGCTGCCGCTGGTGTCGCGCGGGCGGCTGCTGGGCGTGCTGAACCTCACCAACTTCCGCGCGGGGACGGTGGACGACACCGAAGTGGAGCAGCTGCGGCTGGTTTCGCTCTGCGTGGGGCTGCTGGCGGACCACGCCGGCCTTCCCGAGCGCCTGTTCCTGCCCGCCTGACCGCACCCATGAGCGCAGACCTGAATTTGCTGGACGCGGACCTCACCGAACTCATCCGCCGCGCCGCCGACCGCCCGCTGACCGCGGACGAGGCGGAGCGCGCCTTTGGCGAGGTGATGGACGGCCGGGCGTCGCCGGTGCAGATGGCGGCGCTGCTGGTGGCCATCCGCGTGCGCGGCGCGACCCCGCAGGAGGTGGCGGGCGGCGTGCGCGCCCTGCGCCGCGCCATGGTGCCCGTGCACGCCCCGCCCGAGGGGCTGGTGGACACCTGCGGCACCGGCGGCGGCTCGCTGACCACGTTCAACATCAGCACCGCGGCGGCGCTGCTGGCCGCGGGGGCCGGGGTGCGCGTGGCCAAGCACGGCAACCGCAGCTTCACCAGCAAGTGCGGCAGCGCCGACGTGCTGGAGGCGCTGGGCGTGCGGCTGGAGCTGGATCCGGAGCGCGAGGCGCGCGTGCTGGAAGAGGTGGGAATCGTCTTCATGTTCGCGCCGCTGCACCACCCGGCCATGCGCCACATCGGCCCTATCCGGCGCGAGCTGGCCATGCCCACGCTGATGAACATTCTGGGCCCGGTGACCAATCCCGCCGGGGCGAAGCGGCAGGTGGTGGGGGTGAACGATCCCGCGCTGCTGCCGCTGATTGCCGGCGCGCTGCAGGAGCTGGGGCACGACCGCGCGCTGGTGGTGCACGGCCAGCCCGGGCTGGACGAGATCAGCCCGCTGGGCACGACGGAGGTGATGGAGCTGAACGCCGGCCAGGTGACGCGCCGCACCTTTGATCCGGTGGCGGAACTGGGGTGGCCGCGCTTTGAGGTCGCCGGGCTGGAGGGCGGCGAGCGCGATGAGAACGCGGCCAAGGTGCAGGGCGTGCTGCGCGGCACCGTGGGCGGCTCCGCGCGCGCGGCCACCGTGCTGAACGCGGGCGCCGCGATCTACGTGTCGGGGATGACGGACACGCTGGTGGCCGGCGTGGCGATCGCCGAGTCCACCCTCGAAAGCGGCGCGGGATACCACAAGCTCCAGCAGCTTCGCGACGCCACCCGCGGCTGAGAAAAAGAAGGGCCTCACACAGAGCCGCAGAGGCGCAGAGAAAGATACGACAACGAAGAGGAGGGACGGCGAGTGGTTCGCTGTCCCTCCTCTTTTTCTTTTCTCTCTGCGGCTCTGCGCCTCTGTGTGAGGCCTTTCCTGCCTTAGCGGGAAAAGACGGCGCGAAGCTCGAACGGGCCGGGGATGGGCGGAGGCGTCTTTTCCTCCAGCACCATCATGCGCCTGTCGTTCTTGCCCAGCTTGCCCACCACGAACAGCACCGACGATTCGGACTTCATCTCCGTACCTTTCCCGAGCGGGTGCCCGGCGCGCGGGCAGAGAGCGGTTTTCCTCCGCCTCCAGGCGAGCCGCCCGAGGGCGCGCCGGATGCGGAGGTGGCGAAGACGCGGGCGGGGGTGCCGCGCGTGCTTCACCGGACGGTCAGTACTTGCGGATCACGCCGACCACGATCCCCTGGATCGCGACCTGCTCCGCCGGATAATACATGGGCTGCATGGCCTCGTTGGCCGGCTGCAGCCGGATGCGGCCCCCTTCGCGGTAGAACTTCTTGACCGTGGCCGAGCCCAGCTGCGTGCCGTCGCTCACCAGCGCCACCACCATTTCGCCGTTCTCCGCCGTCTGGCGCGAGTTGACGATGATGTAGTCGCCGTCGCGGATCTGCTCCTCGATCATGGAGTCGCCC
This window encodes:
- a CDS encoding GAF domain-containing protein; the encoded protein is MFFPVRLHDAVDTETVLRRLLPVLAGARERRVAYAAFNAGRGLLDQRWTVLDSGEVEVAPLELEPSRLHSLLMDDVGGDRPLRPAESVAVWVLRDLLPGIDPDKSWVRVRAIAHDGALLGALIVAEPRRFSFSRKTEGPVPAAGDVLEMALARALALRAAGPALGGEKPVSLAESVLERLRESERAVAEARAEMERSRGRIEALERAASGATELLMDAHVDLDRRAAKHQRQTRVMFLLRKLMERNAAGMEPRELAVEIVRTVAEAFGGGRCSLMLVDETGDNRELRLGAAIGLPPELVADGVRIPMGSGVSGRVARTRLPLVVRDPHDSGDAALMGDDWYTSDAFVSLPLVSRGRLLGVLNLTNFRAGTVDDTEVEQLRLVSLCVGLLADHAGLPERLFLPA
- the trpD gene encoding anthranilate phosphoribosyltransferase, with product MSADLNLLDADLTELIRRAADRPLTADEAERAFGEVMDGRASPVQMAALLVAIRVRGATPQEVAGGVRALRRAMVPVHAPPEGLVDTCGTGGGSLTTFNISTAAALLAAGAGVRVAKHGNRSFTSKCGSADVLEALGVRLELDPEREARVLEEVGIVFMFAPLHHPAMRHIGPIRRELAMPTLMNILGPVTNPAGAKRQVVGVNDPALLPLIAGALQELGHDRALVVHGQPGLDEISPLGTTEVMELNAGQVTRRTFDPVAELGWPRFEVAGLEGGERDENAAKVQGVLRGTVGGSARAATVLNAGAAIYVSGMTDTLVAGVAIAESTLESGAGYHKLQQLRDATRG